ataaaattattcaaaaaaaaactattaattaacatattttttttataaaacctcAAAAGTGAAAAGCCCAAAACCCTATATACCCCAtgcatcaataatattttatttattgtttatacgGCGAGAAGATGAAGAGTTGAGATTTGGCTCAAAAGTCACTCAAGTTTCCGGAGGGGATAAAAGTATAAAACATAAGCAAAATGAGCTCTGAGATTAAGCCGAGTTTACATTGCTTTAGTCGGGCTTAAGTTTTGATTTaatgtaaaaacattttttatcaatatattttgtgCTTGAGTTTATAATTCTTTGCCCagggagaattattttttgcCAATTAAAAAGTTTGATTAGTTAgtcatattctttttaaatttaaacagttttttaattaaaaaagtcaaattttaaagtaaaaattatcaaatttaatattattttataacaagtaATTAAGTCcgacaacaaaagaaatttattatagTGATAACTATAATTAAttctatatcaattttttattccaaaactcGCTCTGTAAAATATAGTTGAAGCAAGAGTGTTTGGTAGTTTTCTATGGACAATTTTGAACAAGATTTTCCAgggttttttttacctttattaacactagttttttagcttattctctttgattttaagttttgatttttttattaattttttttctaatctaaattaatcattataaataGATATTCAAGTAATAGTTTTCTAAGTTTGGACCTTAGTTTAGAGTACACTTAAATAGGGTATTGGTATTGGAATATTAAAAGGTTAATTACACGTATTTTATTTACACCAAATAATAagcaataaaatctaaaaaataaataaatgttaataagtatgtatttaatatatatacatatattcacacacacacaaacatctAATACTCGCAAGTataataattttgtataataaaatgAAGCACTCCtatttacttttataaaaatataagtttagGTGTGATTGAATTTTAGTAGAGTTGGACTAATTCTACTCAAAGCTAGACATTACCCGTGACTTATTTAGTGAGCATTTTGAAATATGATTATacctgtgtttttaaaaattttaatttttgattaaaaattatttttttgtatgttttttatcgttttgatgcattaattttaaaaataattttttaaaaaataaaaaaatatattattttaatatattttgatataaaaaacattttaaaaaataactacaactaAACTCCAAGAAGtccacttttaaaatttttttgctgATGGTGTGAGTAactcatgtctttttttttttcatttttttttttgaaaaaaaaagaagctccaCCTCATCCTCAAATCCAAATCAAACAAAGACCAAACCAAATGAATACAATATTTAAACTACAAGCATACATTAAATAACATTTGACAAGACGAATTGTTTATTTATCCTCGTATATTTATGGATTGTGTCCATTAATGCTGCCTTTTTTATTGCATCGATCGtgtctttaaattattataaaatatcgAGAAAATCATTCTAACTCAAGGTAGCAGGTTACATCAACGAAAATTGCCTAAATATTTCTctctacaaataaaaataacagagaGCAAGAATAGCATGGTTGTTCATTTGGAGTTTGAATCGAATGTCATTTGTTTCTAGCTATTAAAGATGTAATCAACACATCAAGTGTACATGAAAGCTACTTAACTGAGATTTAtcgatataattattaaataaaagagcatgtttatttttatatttcaaaaatgtttttttttttaattattttcttttctttaaattattttttttttgttttaaatcactttgatataatgatattaaaaaataatttaaaaaaataaaaaatattattttaatatattttttaattaaaaatactttaaaaaattaccgCAATTACATTCTAAATATTCCCTTGAAAATAGTGAAACGAAAAAGAATCAATAGCCAACCAAGCATGAACAGATCAGTGAAGACACTAAACACTGGAATCATGCCCGTTTTAGAACACGAAAACCTCTCCTCTCTTCAACTCTGTTTGGCTCTGCGTTAGCTTCTGCTTTTTTCTTCAAACGCAGTAACATGGTGTTTGGTTATCTTCAGCAGCTGTGCTTTAGCCATGGGACTcacaaaaaattgatgttcaaCCTGCGGTTTTTAGCAAGCAAGTTTTTCCTGcttttcttgcactgttcatgtaattctcttgcactgttcactgcaCTGCgtgaacacttttttttttttttttttaagtgtgttaatttttttaacatttttttttaaattagagtaaattttatacatgttaatatttaatctaattttattatatgctaaAATAATCAtggaaactataatttttattggatGTATTTCATATGTACTGAAATTGGTAGatattttcatggaataataaaaaatattttatattaagtaagtatgatttatttcatgatgtaatggtaatagttaaatttacaatatttaaattaaaaatcatcaatattactatatattttttaaaattattttataatctcaattttaaaagcatttttaaccaaacacattaaactacttttttttcaacctcaatttcaaccacagttttaaccaaacacttgttttttcaaaccaacctcaactaaaagcactttttataaaataattttttcaaaatcacaaCTACAATaactaccgcaataccaaacacacccttcaTATCCTTTGATCACTAACCTAGATTCAAGCCAAGTACGCATGGGGCTCAACAAATCTCCTCgtttattgatttgttaaatCAAACCAGAAATGAAGAAGACACAAGCATTTTAGCAGCAAAGGGCATTCGGGGATTGTACAAAATCGAGCCACGCATTGAATGGGAActtgggaaaagaaaagaaagcaatcaTGGGAAGAAAGGGACACGAGACTTCGGCttaaccaaagaaaaaataagtgttGCGGAGTTTTAGTTGGGGCTGTTGGAGAGTgaggttgtaattattttttaaaatgtattttatgttgaaatatattaaaataatattttttatttttttaaaattatttttaaaatcaacacattaaaacaattcaaaacataaaaaattaattcttaacaaaaaataatttgaattttttaaaaatatgggtTGGCTCGTGTTTCTAAATGCTCTCAAAAATCTAACCACATACTCAAAATATAATCTATGTTTTAACTTCTCAACAGATTCTATTTAGAAGATAGTGAAAACAAAGGACTACGAGAGAGCAAAAAAGGGtacaaaaaggaaaagtaatcaaataaatcctCTAATTATACTTAGAatctaaggctccgtttgtttgcaggaaagtagtttccttttggaaagtgaattcggggaaagtaaattcctggaaagtgaattccgagaaagtattttccgatgtttggtagtgttatggaaaatgaactggaaaatactttacagtgtttggttgtgttatggaaaatgaactggaaaataatttattaatgaattaaattttttttcaagtttatctaatatatataaaatatttaatataaaatatttaatcacttacaattgtcataacccaatttttgacctttttatttttattatttaaaaaaagatgatgaatgaaggattaattaaaatttgggttaagggcaacatgattggaagtttaaagatttaattaaactcttgactagtttaattaattaaatcaagggtttaactggagaattgatttaattaaaatttagattattttaattaatgaaatcaagagtttaattgaagaattaatgagtttgatgaattaattaaactttgatttaatcaaaaaaccaaagcaaattataattcacttgacaagtggcaagtgaattatatcacttgctacagtgcaagtgaattataattcacttgctacagtagcaagtgaattataacaACTGTGGCAAGTGGCTTgccactgtagcaagtgaaggCGCACGCcgaaaggaaaatgttttttccttttctaacagaaggaaaacactttccttcgaGCACGTTATTAATTCTAGGGGGatggaattcagtttccttttattattttcctttataCATAgggaaaagcaggaaagtgaattccaggaattcactttcctgcaatcaaacacggCCTAAAAGAAATGGAGTTTCTTAAGCaccttgaaatattttttaatcatgctACAACAACTTCATGGAGTTGGTTAGCACGTGGGACAACTTTAGGTTTGCGTGTTCAAGTGTTGGCTGGCGCGAAATCTTTCTTCAATGTGATAGAtgattatttttgagattagggTATGTAAgacatttaaatttatttattttttatatatttttagattgttttaatgaattaatgttaaaaataattttttttaaaatatattattttaacatattttaaaacaaaaactactttaaaaaataaccattattacCCTTTCAAATACTATATAtgacaatgaaaaagaaagaacccTCCTTAAAGTTTACACTCTCTCCATATATAGATAATGGgagaaatatgttttattaattttatgaacacAAATAAATTTTGGATACAATACAGGGCAAGTTTTGAATTGAGTAGAACAATATCTATTATTTATCTAAAACTCAACTTTATCATTTCAGATTTTATCTACAGTAGCTATCTATAAAATATCCAACTTATTTGCATCGATTTCAACAATTATTAATCCAGTTTAGGTAAAACTAttgtccttgatttttttttttagatattgtttAGAAACACGGTACAAATCacgttcttttaaattttaattttttttttaaatttaattttttatgtttttagatcgttttaatatgctgatattcaaaatataattctaaaaaaataataaaataatttaatatatttccaaacaaaaaatactttaaactacAATTTTTATTGCAATCTCTAACAAACCCTAATAATGGCCCGACGCGCATAGGCTTATTGTAGTTCAACCAACAAAGAATAGCCCAAACAgaaatgaagatgaagaaattgtaTGGTATTAtggtggtttttatttttttgcctagctatatggaaaaaattatttggtaaGCTAAATTACTTATATTTTTTGCACTGACCTTACATGCTATGCCATTGCATTTCAAACcttagttttataaaatttaaaataaaatgtgttttatttattttacacacAAAAATTCTTCACACAtcaattttaactaaatatatttttttttaaaaatcataatttttttaattacaaacacaaaaactaccacaatataaaacacatataaaataatttggtcCAACCTTTTCAATTGCAAATTACTTACGGGGTTTGGGTCGATCTTCGAGCAAAACACTttatatctatgtttttttttttattaaaaattatgttttttttcaacatgtcaatttaattatgttatattatatCAACCttctatataatatttttttactaaaaaaaaaaacataaacaatactTGAAAGTTTCTTTTCTATATTAAATATAGTGTAGCGCTGGCTACCAATACAGTACGAGgctatattataatatatagttaGACATGCACCAGTCCATCCCTTCCCATGGTTTTGATTTCTTCAAAATTGTTAATTTACTCCACAAATCacatttataaatgaaaatctGAAAACTGTGGGCAACCAAAATCCGCCCCCACTCGACACGTGTTCGTTTCATGGCATAGTTGGCTAGAAAACTCAAAGAAATTGGTCCGATTGTCAATAAAACGTGCTTCTTTCTTCGATGAAGTCAGTGGTTATTGGTATGAATATCACATTGTCATGGAATTAcatctttaaaataattcaaaacttatatttgattttaatttattaacattcAAACTGTCCCGTGCCAACCTGTAGCTCAACCAAAGTCAACCAACaggtaaataattttttaaataattaaaaataattttttaaaatcaaattatcttGGATGATGAGTTCAAATGTTAGGttaactaaatataataaaattaacttccAATTTAATTCAGtatcaaatctaatttaaattaaatcttaaataaaaaattaaatcaaattaacctACTCAGTTgttgaattgagtttttttgtaataataaatagaatttaaatagTTGTTgtgtttaaaatttcattttatcatctgaaaaaaaaaataaccatgtaTGTTGGATTGATATAAAATGTgtacatttaaaattatttaaaaacaaaatttaatctcaattaataTTAATCTGATGAtacctttaattaaaaaaaaagaaaatactagTAAGTCAATAAAACCGTTTTTGGTCTTGGGTAAAAAACCACAGGAAGGGAGAGACCAATGGGAAAAAAACAAGCCTTATCTCATTTCCAGATTTCCAGTCTCCTTTCTCCGGTTCTTCTTCCCAGCTGTCGCCCTTTATATCTCCAACCGGTCAGCACAGCAGCAGCAtcagtagaagaagaagaagaagaagaagaagaagagttgtAGCAGTTTGAAGAACTCAAAAAATGCCTCCAACAGCTACTCTCTCCGCGTCTTCTTCTCTCAATTATCTCTTTCCAATCCCTCCCTCCCCCTCCTCTTCTTTCACTTCAACTCCTTCGCCTACTAGCTGTTATTTCCATCCATGTACCAAGAAATTCTCATCATTACGCTTCAAACCCAACAAACCCAACATGACTCGATCTGCAGTCTCCATCGAGAAAGAAACCCCGGAGACAGAGCGGCCCATTACATTTCTTCGTGAATCAGAAGGGGCTGACGTGAGGGCCCGCTTCGAGAAGATGATCAGGGAAGCCCAGGATAGCGTTTGTGCTGCCATCGAGGCTGTTGATAAAGGAGGCAAGTTCAAGGAGGATGTCTGGTCCAGACCGGGAGGTGGAGGAGGTATCAGCAGGGTCTTGCAGGACGGTGCCGTTTGGGAGAAAGCTGGGGTTAATGTCTCTGTTGTTTATGGAGTCATGCCTCCTGAAGCTTATAGGGCTGCTAAGGCTGCTCCTGCTGATCAAAAGCCTGGACCTGTTCCTTTTTTCGCTGCTGGCATCAGCTCTGTAATTTCTTTCTCCAttccaatttcaattttttttcatcggtATTACTGTTTTATTAACatcatttattagttttttctcaGGTTTTGCACCCCAAGAACCCATTTGCGCCTACTTTGCATTTCAATTATCGATACTTCGAGACGGATGCTCCTCAAGGTATTACTTAAGCCCAATGCTCTGACATTTCGTCTCCATGCTCCGTTGTTCTTGTATTGGATTGCAAAAGTTACCCTTTTGTTCTTGAATTGGATTGCAAATGTTACCCTTTTTGgccctttgttttttgttctattGTTGGTGTTCTTAGAAGAATGAATTGGAAAACATTTACTAGTTTGGACTAATGTCAAACTGGTTTTCTTGTTGGCTTTATGTGAAGATGTCCCTGGGGCACCTAGGCAGTGGTGGTTTGGTGGCGGGACTGATTTGACTCCTGCTTATATCTTTGATGAGGATGTTAAGCATTTCCATTCGGTAAATAAATGATCAATTTTGCATTGCTGGTTCTATTTATGATATCATATCTTGCTTCCAATGGTCTGCATTGTGATATGGATAAGTGAAATACCTAGTTTCATTTCTGTCTTACTTATTTGGTGATTTAATTTGTCTGTTACGTTTCTAAATTTTACCATACGTTTGTAGGCTCAAAAAAAGGCCTGTGACAAATTTGATCCTACCTTTTATCCACGGTTCAAAAAATGGTGCGATGACTATTTCTATATCAAGGTACGTGTCTGTTTTAGGTGCTTAACTTATAGTACTATGGTGCATTTCTCTTGATGCATGGTTTTCTGGTTCTTGAAGTTTATGTTTGCAATATTTTCCTTATTTCAGTTTTGCTGGCTCGTTGCAATTACCCCCCATTCCCCCATCACCCTACACAAAAGGGGGAAAAAATTTAACTGTTTGCATGCACAAAAGGGAGAGGGGGGAGTTAACTGTTTGTGTGCCACTGGATCTGCTGAGGCTACTGTTTTCTCACACATTTAACTTGTGCATTTTGAACTTGTAAACTATGAGGTGGAATGAAACGGACAGGTCTGGTTGGATAAGAGAATAAAGCATAGCTTTAACAGCTATTGTTTCAGACTTGTTCATTTATGGGGCTGTTTCAAACTTGAAAGGAAAATTTCCTGCCATTGATGCTTGAAGTGCTGTGGCAGTTCCTTGTCTGAATAGCCAAACTGCTTAAATGGCTTTTTCTAGACTTCTTTGTAATGGATACCTGATTGATAGATTGATTTTGAGTCTGCTGATGAAAGTGGTTGGACTAGAGTTTAGCTCCTGCAGGCCATGAATTTGTATCTATAACCTTGCtgtgcattttttttccttctttctgcTAAAAGGCTGCACAACATATAAGGTTGTATTAATCTTCTGCTGAAGTAGACTAAGAAGCTGGAACAGACTTGTTTTATAATGACCTTATGTATTTGGGCTCATATTGACTATTGATGCTGTGTGCAGCACCGAGGTGAGAGACGAGGGCTTGGAGGAATCTTTTTTGATGATCTAAATGACTATGATCAGGAGATGCTTCTATCCTTCGCCACTGGTATTTTGCAATGCTAACATGTCTTTGTGgttttatcaagaaaaaagtCCTAGTTCTCGTGAATTCCAATTTTACTAATTTATGCAATGTTTTTATGAACTCCAGAGTGTGCAAATTCTGTGGTACCTGCATACATTCCCATTATAGAGAAAAGGAAGGATACACCATTCACAGATCATCACAAAGCATGGCAACAACTGCGAAGAGGACGCTACGTAGAATTCAACTTGGTACCAAAACTAGTTCTGGAGAATCTAGACataaattttaacataaaaagctCTTTATATCGAGCCTTAGATGTTCTCTCACTTGCTTTTTTCCCCATAGGTTTATGATCGGGGTACGACATTTGGATTGAAGACAGGAGGTCGTATTGAAAGCATTCTTGTTTCTCTGCCACTATCTGCACGATGGGAATATGATCATGTAAGTTTCCAAGAACTTTTGTGCGCAACTATTTGATATGCATGATTAGGGAGTATAAGATTATGAACTGACGGCAAGAGGCTTCCTTGTTTCTATGCAGAAACCTGAAGAGGGAAGTGAGGAGTGGAAGTTATTAGATGCTTGCATCAACCCAAAAGAATGGATCtaatttgtcttttcttttaaaaaatgtttcattTGAGGTTTCCCCTTTTTTTCCCCGTATTTGTTTCCTCCCTTCTCATTTCTTGTAAGCTTGTATTTTGTTTAGCAAAGTGGTTTTGCTGCCGGAATTAGAACTTAGCATCCAGTTGTGTAATCTATCGACGATGGAAGTTAATAAGAGGATCTATAATATGCATTTCAATCCCAATCTTTCTGATTTCGTTTTTCTTTCTCCATATTGGAACtcgtaaaaaacaaaattaactggAGTTGAATTTACTAAGAGGATTGAGTTTGGAATTGAACCCCTAAGATGGGAGATGGCGTCGTTGTTTCTATTTATCATGTCTCTGGATATACCAAAACTCGGGAGTTATACTCAACTCtctgtgaaaaatgaagatGTTCTGTCCCAAAAGAGAGTACAAATTTTACCAGAATGAAGATGCAATCTCAGCATGCCCTAAAGCTCTTAACATCGACCAACTATTCCTTGAAACATTATCAGGAACTCCTCTGCAAATTtcccaaagaagaaaaaaaagattcagcacatcaaaatggaGATTAATGATAATCGATAGAAAAGGAGGATGCAGTACTGCAATGGGATGATTCATTAACACCTGTGCTTCAGCTTCTACACATTTAATAACTCACAAGAGTTGTCTAATGCTATGTGCATAGTTGCTGACTTGCTTCCTTGCCACTCCTCTATTTTAGGAAATCTAAAATGGAAACGTCAGCTATAGAACCTCCAAGCAGCAAACAGAAAAACATAACTGAATAACTCCAGGAATCACTCTAAGCAGAACCTTGATCTTTTCATAGTTTAAGATCATCAAGTACATTGGATTTTCCCATGCTCTTCTAAGCCATGTCTCTAACAGTTCCAAAAATATCATGGCTTCGGAATACTAACAAAACAGCAGCAGAGTTTTATAGCAAAAACTACCAAGCACACACCCACAACCAAAAACAGAACTAGCTCCTAATGGTCATTGGCTGCTGGCTTCCAAAATCTACGGTGGTGatcaaataatttcttatcCATTACCGGTATTATTGGCTGGCCAATCAAGGAACTTGTAGCCCTGGAGTGAAGGTGGTAAAAAGCTCTGGTTTGCGGTGGGGTTATCAGGAGTGTAGATATAGTCCTTCCCATACCCAAGCTCTTTCATTAACTTGGTAGGTGCGTTTCTCAAATGAAGCGGCACTCCCTCGTTTTGTCCAACAGATTCTCTAACAACCTTCTGTGCAGCCCCCATTGCTCGATAGACAGAAATGGATTTTGGAGCCAAAGCCAAGTAAGCTACACATTGAGCAAGAATCACATTGCACTCAGGCATGCCCAAGAAATGGCAAGCTTGGTAGCAAGCAACAGCCTGGTTAAGTGCTAAAGGATCAGCCAGGCCAACATCCTCACTTGCAAACCTTACCAAACGCCTCGCAATATAAAGAGGCTGTTCGCCTCCTTCCAACATCCTCACCAACCAATAAATGGATGCATCTGCATCACTTCCTCTCATAGACTTGTGAAGTGCACTGATGAGATTGTAATGCTCTTCCCCTGCTCTATCATAAGCAAGATGCTTGCTCTGAAGCGCCTCCTTGGCATCATCCAATGCAACACTAGCCAACCTCAAATCCCCCTCACTTCCCACTCGGGCAGCTGCAGTTGCAGCAGAAATTTCCAAGGCATTCAACGCCACCCGTGCATCACCATCGCAATTCGTGGATAAAAATTCAACAGCATCCTCACTCACATCTACTCCCAAACTCCCTAAGCTCTTGGACAATCCCTTGTCAGGATCATTCACCGCCCGCATCAAAATGGTTTGAACATGGTGAGGCTTTAAAGGGCTAAGCGTGAGAACCCTACAGCGAGAAAGCAATGGCGTAACCAAATGAAAAGAAGGATTCTCAGTAGTGGCCCCGATAAACACAATGGTACCATCTTCAATAACAGGCAAGAAAGAATCCTGCTGGGACTTGTTAAACCTATGAACCTCATCAAGAAAAAGAACAGTCCTTTTAGTATTCTTGAGTTTAAATTTCCTAGCATCCTCAAAAGCATCCCTAACATCCTTAACCCCACAAGTAACAGCAGACAAAGAGACAAAACGGTAGGAGGAAGAGCCCTGAGAGTTAGCAGAAGTGACAATGGCACGAGCAATGGA
This is a stretch of genomic DNA from Populus alba chromosome 11, ASM523922v2, whole genome shotgun sequence. It encodes these proteins:
- the LOC118035844 gene encoding uncharacterized protein, whose amino-acid sequence is MEMEQLLSMGFPSELAAQALAATGGKSTVKATEWILSQTSHPHPNNSPNGSSFQQPKLDRFFHFPSSKPKQEPSSPSNSPTQITTAPPPPPPLPHHQLLSTQTPPPSKRPKVFAPSPPSNPHNHTISNDEPLSERMRPRTIDDVIGQDLLLSQNSLLRSAMRCNRIPSIILWGPPGTGKTSIARAIVTSANSQGSSSYRFVSLSAVTCGVKDVRDAFEDARKFKLKNTKRTVLFLDEVHRFNKSQQDSFLPVIEDGTIVFIGATTENPSFHLVTPLLSRCRVLTLSPLKPHHVQTILMRAVNDPDKGLSKSLGSLGVDVSEDAVEFLSTNCDGDARVALNALEISAATAAARVGSEGDLRLASVALDDAKEALQSKHLAYDRAGEEHYNLISALHKSMRGSDADASIYWLVRMLEGGEQPLYIARRLVRFASEDVGLADPLALNQAVACYQACHFLGMPECNVILAQCVAYLALAPKSISVYRAMGAAQKVVRESVGQNEGVPLHLRNAPTKLMKELGYGKDYIYTPDNPTANQSFLPPSLQGYKFLDWPANNTGNG
- the LOC118035851 gene encoding oxygen-dependent coproporphyrinogen-III oxidase, chloroplastic isoform X1; this encodes MPPTATLSASSSLNYLFPIPPSPSSSFTSTPSPTSCYFHPCTKKFSSLRFKPNKPNMTRSAVSIEKETPETERPITFLRESEGADVRARFEKMIREAQDSVCAAIEAVDKGGKFKEDVWSRPGGGGGISRVLQDGAVWEKAGVNVSVVYGVMPPEAYRAAKAAPADQKPGPVPFFAAGISSVLHPKNPFAPTLHFNYRYFETDAPQDVPGAPRQWWFGGGTDLTPAYIFDEDVKHFHSAQKKACDKFDPTFYPRFKKWCDDYFYIKHRGERRGLGGIFFDDLNDYDQEMLLSFATECANSVVPAYIPIIEKRKDTPFTDHHKAWQQLRRGRYVEFNLVYDRGTTFGLKTGGRIESILVSLPLSARWEYDHKPEEGSEEWKLLDACINPKEWI
- the LOC118035851 gene encoding oxygen-dependent coproporphyrinogen-III oxidase, chloroplastic isoform X2, translating into MPPTATLSASSSLNYLFPIPPSPSSSFTSTPSPTSCYFHPCTKKFSSLRFKPNKPNMTRSAVSIEKETPETERPITFLRESEGADVRARFEKMIREAQDSVCAAIEAVDKGGKFKEDVWSRPGGGGGISRVLQDGAVWEKAGVNVSVVYGVMPPEAYRAAKAAPADQKPGPVPFFAAGISSFFLRFCTPRTHLRLLCISIIDTSRRMLLKAQKKACDKFDPTFYPRFKKWCDDYFYIKHRGERRGLGGIFFDDLNDYDQEMLLSFATECANSVVPAYIPIIEKRKDTPFTDHHKAWQQLRRGRYVEFNLVYDRGTTFGLKTGGRIESILVSLPLSARWEYDHKPEEGSEEWKLLDACINPKEWI